A genome region from Hevea brasiliensis isolate MT/VB/25A 57/8 chromosome 7, ASM3005281v1, whole genome shotgun sequence includes the following:
- the LOC110638171 gene encoding uncharacterized protein LOC110638171, with the protein MGPIVLTQLATGLSVLAGAVLVKSVMEQKPMAGPFQRCSTCNGTGRVTCLCSRWSDGDVGCRTCAGSGRMVCSSCGGSGTGRPIPVRISARPTNRPS; encoded by the coding sequence ATGGGACCGATTGTCTTGACTCAGCTTGCGACGGGCCTTAGCGTGCTGGCCGGAGCCGTCCTCGTCAAATCGGTGATGGAACAGAAGCCCATGGCTGGTCCATTCCAGCGGTGCTCAACTTGCAACGGCACAGGTCGAGTTACTTGTCTCTGCTCTCGCTGGTCAGATGGAGATGTGGGATGTCGGACTTGTGCTGGCTCCGGTCGCATGGTGTGTAGTAGTTGCGGTGGTTCCGGTACTGGTCGACCAATTCCGGTTCGAATATCTGCCAGGCCGACGAACCGCCCGTCGTAA
- the LOC110638169 gene encoding uncharacterized protein LOC110638169 — MACRTLVRCSVFITEPWRPLHYQNRSLYSLPSRTAASGFSSLKSSCGFCRRSIRARDFHCARPSHLNCSASSGDNTSPASEDEQDQEPPQEAVLKAISEVSKSEGRVGQTTNVVIGGTVTDDSTNEWLALDQKVNSYPTVRGFTAIGTGGDDFVQAMVVAVESVIQQPIPEGHVKQKVSSRGKYVSVNIGPVQVVSSEQVQAVYIAMRRDDRMKYFL; from the exons ATGGCTTGCCGGACCCTTGTGCGTTGCTCTGTGTTCATAACAGAGCCTTGGAGACCTCTGCACTACCAAAATCGATCTCTCTATTCGCTTCCTTCGAGAACCGCTGCCTCTGGATTTTCAAGCCTTAAATCGAGCTGCGGATTTTGTAGGAGAAGCATTAGGGCTCGCGATTTCCACTGCGCGAGACCAAGTCACCTCAATTGCTCTGCTTCTAGTGGTGATAATACCTCTCCAGCTTCCGAGGATGAACAGGACCAAGAGCCTCCACAAGAAGCTGTTCTCAAAGCTATTTCAG AGGTGTCTAAGTCGGAAGGGAGGGTTGGGCAGACGACTAATGTGGTTATTGGAGGTACAGTAACGGATGATTCCACTAACGAATGGCTTGCTTTGGATCAGAAG GTAAACTCATACCCAACAGTTAGAGGGTTTACAGCGATTGGAACTGGAGGTGATGATTTTGTGCAAGCTATGGTTGTTGCTGTTGAATCTGTAATTCAGCAACCAATTCCTGAG GGTCATGTGAAGCAGAAAGTATCATCGAGGGGCAAGTACGTATCTGTCAACATTGGTCCAGTTCAAGTTGTTTCCAGTGAACAG GTCCAAGCTGTATACATTGCCATGAGGAGAGATGATCGGATGAAGTACTTTTTGTAG